Proteins from a genomic interval of Candidatus Rubidus massiliensis:
- the accC gene encoding Biotin carboxylase — protein sequence MEKVLIANRGEIAVRVIRACQDLGLQTVAVYSQADAEALHVLHADEAICIGEPPSQKSYLRIPNILSACEITNADAIHPGYGFLSENANFASICESCGLNFIGPSPTAIALLGDKAKAKATAKKAGCPVIPGSEGVVPDLKSALDEAKKIGYPIFIKAVAGGGGKGIRIAHDEEEFIKFFTAARSEAESSFGNPDVYLEKMIVNPRHIEVQVIGDKYGNYAYLGERDCTIQRRRQKLIEEAPSPVLSPPLRQRIGQAAVNVVREANYSSVGTVEFLLDKDFNFYFMEVNTRIQVEHTVTEELTGIDLVKEQILIAQGKPLSFRQKDIELTGHCIQFRINAENPAQNFAPSPGRLEYYLPPGGPHVRIDSACYSGYHIPPNYDSMIAKLIVKGKTREDAIAIGKRALREFHIGGVYSTIPFHQYMLEDKAFVEGMDYDLNYIDNLIAEGCQFQLS from the coding sequence ATGGAAAAGGTTTTAATTGCTAATCGTGGAGAAATAGCAGTTAGGGTAATTAGAGCTTGCCAAGATTTAGGTTTACAAACCGTGGCTGTTTACTCCCAAGCTGATGCTGAGGCTTTGCATGTACTACATGCTGATGAAGCGATTTGCATTGGTGAGCCCCCTTCGCAAAAATCTTACCTAAGAATTCCTAATATTTTATCTGCCTGTGAAATTACAAACGCCGATGCTATACATCCAGGGTATGGTTTTTTAAGTGAAAATGCAAATTTTGCCTCTATTTGCGAAAGTTGCGGCTTAAACTTTATAGGCCCAAGTCCTACAGCTATTGCCTTACTTGGCGATAAAGCAAAAGCTAAAGCCACAGCTAAAAAAGCTGGATGCCCAGTCATTCCAGGATCTGAAGGTGTTGTACCAGATTTAAAAAGTGCTTTAGACGAAGCTAAAAAAATCGGATATCCAATTTTCATTAAAGCCGTTGCAGGTGGTGGCGGAAAAGGTATTCGTATAGCTCACGATGAAGAAGAATTTATTAAATTTTTTACGGCAGCCAGATCAGAAGCTGAAAGTAGCTTTGGAAATCCGGATGTATATTTAGAAAAAATGATTGTGAATCCTCGTCATATTGAAGTACAAGTAATTGGTGATAAATATGGCAATTACGCATATCTTGGAGAAAGAGATTGTACAATTCAAAGAAGACGTCAAAAGTTAATAGAAGAAGCGCCAAGCCCAGTATTAAGTCCTCCACTTAGGCAGCGCATTGGACAAGCGGCTGTAAATGTTGTTCGTGAAGCAAACTACTCATCTGTTGGTACAGTTGAGTTTCTATTAGATAAAGATTTTAATTTTTATTTCATGGAAGTAAATACGCGTATACAAGTAGAACATACTGTAACCGAAGAGCTTACCGGGATTGATTTGGTAAAAGAGCAAATACTGATTGCGCAAGGAAAACCTTTAAGTTTTCGACAAAAAGATATTGAACTTACGGGTCATTGTATTCAATTTAGAATAAACGCTGAAAATCCAGCCCAGAATTTTGCCCCATCTCCTGGAAGATTAGAATATTATTTACCTCCTGGTGGCCCTCACGTTAGGATTGATAGTGCTTGCTATTCTGGGTATCACATACCACCTAATTACGATTCTATGATTGCTAAATTGATTGTTAAAGGCAAAACAAGAGAGGATGCTATAGCTATTGGAAAAAGAGCGCTAAGAGAATTTCACATTGGCGGAGTTTATTCAACTATACCCTTTCATCAATATATGTTAGAAGACAAAGCTTTTGTTGAAGGGATGGATTACGACCTAAACTATATCGATAACTTGATAGCTGAAGGTTGCCAATTTCAGCTTAGCTAA
- the rpsA gene encoding 30S ribosomal protein S1 codes for MPNQQQYTWNESKIVDDVDFQEKDAELFKSLLEGKDTSTSESEQFTSPGTILKGRIVEITKDHVVIDVGLKSEGLVPIEEFSDPSQVALDADVEVLLDQAEDDNGQIVLSREKAEKMRQWEYILEHCEEGSIVKGQVLRKVKGGLMVDIGMEAFLPGSQIDNKRIKNLDEYIGKTYEFKILKINIERKNVVVSRRELLEAERISKKAELLEHIQVGDVREGIVKNITDFGVFLDLDGIDGLLHITDMTWKRIKHPSEMVQLGQKLEVMILSVDKDKGRVALGLKQKENNPWDQIEQRYPPGTRVQGKIVNLLPYGAFIEIEPGIEGLIHVSEMSWVKNITDPSEVVKKGDEVEAIVLSVQKEEGKISLGLKQAEHNPWDEVEKKYPVGTNVKAEIKSLTNYGAFVELEPGVEGLIHISDLSWIKKVSHPSELLKKGDVVDAAILSVDKESKKITLGLKQLSNNPWESIEKTMPVGSLVTGKVTKITAFGAFVELDSGIEGLIHVTELSDQAFGKVEDVVSKGDEVTAKVIKLDPEHKKIALSIKEYLIDENQENRDDIVMTRKRKKKDDQDSDEQEEQHQGHQEEESFEETEA; via the coding sequence ATGCCAAACCAACAACAATATACCTGGAATGAAAGCAAAATCGTTGATGATGTCGATTTTCAGGAAAAAGATGCAGAACTTTTTAAAAGCTTATTAGAAGGGAAAGATACCAGTACATCGGAATCTGAGCAATTTACTTCCCCAGGAACTATTTTAAAAGGTCGCATTGTAGAAATTACAAAAGACCACGTCGTGATTGACGTTGGATTAAAATCAGAAGGACTTGTGCCAATCGAAGAATTTTCCGATCCTTCTCAAGTAGCTTTAGATGCAGATGTAGAAGTGCTTTTAGATCAAGCTGAAGATGATAATGGACAAATTGTACTCTCACGTGAAAAAGCAGAAAAAATGCGTCAGTGGGAATATATCCTTGAGCACTGTGAAGAAGGTTCTATTGTTAAAGGTCAAGTATTGCGCAAAGTTAAAGGCGGCTTGATGGTCGATATCGGCATGGAAGCATTCTTGCCAGGTTCTCAAATCGATAACAAGAGAATTAAAAATCTTGATGAATACATTGGTAAAACATATGAATTCAAGATTTTAAAAATAAATATCGAACGCAAAAACGTTGTTGTATCTAGAAGAGAATTACTAGAAGCTGAAAGAATTTCTAAAAAAGCAGAATTACTTGAACATATTCAAGTTGGCGATGTTCGCGAAGGTATCGTAAAAAATATTACAGATTTCGGCGTATTCTTAGATTTAGATGGAATTGATGGTCTCTTACACATTACAGATATGACATGGAAGAGAATTAAACACCCATCTGAAATGGTACAACTAGGTCAAAAGCTTGAAGTAATGATTTTAAGCGTTGACAAAGATAAAGGTAGAGTCGCTTTAGGTTTAAAACAAAAAGAAAATAATCCATGGGATCAGATTGAACAAAGATACCCACCAGGTACTAGAGTTCAAGGCAAGATTGTTAACTTGTTACCATATGGCGCTTTCATTGAAATAGAGCCAGGTATCGAAGGTTTAATCCACGTTTCTGAAATGTCTTGGGTTAAAAACATAACAGATCCGAGCGAAGTTGTGAAAAAAGGTGACGAAGTTGAAGCTATCGTTCTTTCAGTCCAAAAAGAAGAAGGTAAAATTTCTTTAGGTCTAAAACAAGCTGAACACAATCCATGGGATGAAGTTGAAAAGAAATACCCAGTTGGAACAAATGTAAAAGCTGAAATTAAAAGCTTAACTAACTATGGCGCGTTTGTTGAATTGGAGCCAGGGGTTGAGGGATTAATTCATATTTCAGACTTAAGCTGGATTAAAAAAGTTTCCCATCCATCAGAACTTTTGAAAAAAGGTGATGTTGTCGATGCAGCTATTTTATCAGTTGATAAAGAAAGCAAAAAAATCACTTTAGGCTTAAAACAATTAAGCAATAATCCTTGGGAATCTATTGAAAAAACAATGCCAGTCGGTTCTTTAGTTACAGGAAAGGTAACAAAAATAACAGCTTTTGGTGCTTTTGTTGAACTAGACAGTGGAATCGAGGGTTTAATTCACGTAACTGAGCTTTCCGATCAAGCGTTTGGAAAAGTAGAAGATGTGGTTTCTAAAGGCGATGAAGTAACTGCGAAAGTGATTAAATTAGATCCTGAGCATAAAAAAATAGCCTTATCAATTAAAGAATATTTGATTGATGAGAACCAAGAAAACCGCGATGATATCGTCATGACTAGAAAACGTAAGAAAAAAGACGATCAAGACAGCGACGAGCAAGAAGAACAGCATCAAGGTCATCAGGAAGAAGAATCTTTCGAAGAAACTGAAGCATAA
- the rpe gene encoding Ribulose-phosphate 3-epimerase yields the protein MNKTKIKIAPSILAGDFGYLAEEAKRVEDAGADSLHIDIMDGHFVPNLTMGPAAVAAINRATSLFLDVHLMIYNPFEYVERFVEAGADQITFHFEATEDVEETLNYIRKCNIRAGLAFSPDTSLSMIPKYLDKCDQILLMTVHPGFGGQDFIPEVLEKIKFTRDLCNQLNIRERGIVPAKGVELPPFDIQVDGGINLETAKLCVEAGANIIVAGTFLFKADNMKQAIEELKQIK from the coding sequence ATGAATAAAACGAAAATCAAAATAGCTCCTTCGATTTTAGCAGGGGATTTTGGCTATTTGGCAGAAGAAGCAAAAAGAGTTGAAGATGCCGGTGCTGACTCCTTACATATCGATATCATGGATGGGCATTTTGTCCCAAATTTGACAATGGGACCCGCAGCCGTTGCGGCTATTAATCGAGCAACTTCTTTGTTTCTTGATGTACATTTAATGATTTATAATCCATTTGAATATGTAGAAAGATTTGTAGAAGCGGGTGCTGATCAAATCACTTTTCATTTTGAAGCTACAGAAGATGTAGAAGAGACCTTAAATTATATTAGAAAGTGCAATATCCGAGCTGGTCTCGCATTTTCCCCTGACACTTCTCTTTCAATGATTCCTAAATATTTAGATAAATGTGATCAAATACTGTTAATGACAGTTCACCCAGGTTTTGGAGGGCAAGATTTCATTCCCGAGGTCTTAGAAAAAATAAAATTCACACGAGATTTATGTAATCAGTTGAATATTCGCGAAAGAGGGATTGTGCCAGCAAAAGGGGTAGAATTGCCACCTTTTGATATTCAAGTAGATGGCGGGATTAATCTTGAAACTGCAAAATTATGTGTAGAAGCTGGAGCCAATATTATTGTAGCTGGTACTTTTTTATTTAAAGCAGATAATATGAAGCAGGCAATAGAAGAACTTAAACAGATAAAATAA
- the lysC gene encoding Aspartokinase, translating into MDTIVLKFGGASVATPKNIERVADIIIERAKSYKVVVVVSAMGDMTNQLIALAHQVNKNPPKREYDMLISTGERISMALLAMCLSKRSCDAVSYTGSQSGIITCNEHADARILDVKPYRILQSLANEKVVIVAGFQGVSLSNEITTLGRGGSDTSAVAIAISIKAKHVEFYKDVKGVYNCDPKTDKNAHLFSNLTYDEALEITEKAKILQQRSVLLAKKYALPLYVCSFLKESQQIKGTWITGAASEKKETAYEDQKKELANVL; encoded by the coding sequence ATGGATACAATAGTACTAAAATTTGGAGGAGCGTCTGTTGCCACTCCAAAAAATATTGAACGTGTAGCTGATATAATTATCGAACGCGCTAAATCTTATAAAGTTGTAGTTGTAGTTAGTGCTATGGGCGATATGACAAATCAGTTAATTGCTTTAGCTCACCAAGTAAACAAAAATCCTCCCAAAAGAGAATATGACATGTTGATAAGTACAGGAGAAAGAATCAGCATGGCTCTTTTAGCTATGTGCTTATCGAAAAGATCTTGTGATGCAGTTAGCTATACAGGCAGTCAATCGGGCATAATTACATGCAATGAACATGCCGATGCTAGAATCTTAGATGTAAAGCCATATCGAATCTTGCAATCTTTAGCAAATGAAAAAGTTGTAATAGTAGCTGGATTTCAAGGGGTGAGTCTAAGTAATGAAATAACAACACTTGGTAGAGGGGGCTCTGATACGTCAGCTGTAGCTATTGCCATATCTATAAAAGCTAAACATGTGGAATTTTACAAAGATGTCAAAGGGGTCTATAACTGCGATCCTAAAACGGATAAAAATGCACATTTGTTTTCCAATTTAACATACGATGAAGCTTTAGAGATAACTGAAAAAGCTAAGATATTGCAACAAAGGAGCGTTTTATTAGCTAAAAAATATGCTTTACCTTTATATGTATGCTCCTTTTTAAAAGAGAGTCAACAAATAAAGGGCACCTGGATCACAGGAGCTGCTAGTGAAAAAAAAGAAACGGCTTATGAGGATCAAAAGAAAGAACTTGCCAATGTTCTTTAA
- the infB gene encoding Translation initiation factor IF-2 has product MAKNLKLNIKNAQIAKAVDLEGIKNKLAKKKEDPASASKNVEKSKQKEAEDEQSKAVAPVKEEAPRIKARSRSAFAESSVDKNKSNEAQEEVVQQSETEETAIPSILANLEIEKPVRQKTAEELRKELFAEQKEEPQEEVKEEKPVEVQESAQSTIQEIPVEEPKKKMEDVPRKERAPIRPENSRPFSQQRLGPTGKHIKDLLPPKPAPRRENVRSDAPQQRPPYGQGHPQGQRPSHGQQQSSFKPSESDRNKEKIKSKPEEAKTPATTEEDNKKSKFSKVKEFRDVKPAKKPEPSRQFDGRDRHGLRADNEDETRWRKRRNKQAKVVQEDTTIRPTTLSVRTPITIKDLASEMKLKASQLVAKLFMQGIVVTLNDILEDETTIQLLGHEFGCEITIDTTEEKRIRITDETVKEEISKSDPAQLTIRPPVVAFMGHVDHGKTSLIDAIRKSNRAAGEAGAITQHIGAFRCHTAVGDIAILDTPGHEAFSAMRARGADVTDIVVLVVAGDEGIRQQTVEAIQHAKAANVSIVVAINKSDKPNFNPETVYRQLSEQELLPEAWGGQTITVNCSAHTGEGIKELLEMLALQAEVLELRANPDSRARGRVLESEMHKGMGAVATVLVQNGTLAIGDALVFGHLWGRVKTMQDEFGKLLQKALPSTPVEITGLSGLPEAGEEFIVVKNEKEAREIAEARREGIKESNLALKKKVSIENLLQQNVDNASKKILNVILRADVQGSLEALKVALQKVESQKAEINIIFTGVGEVSESDVQLAAASKAVIIGFHTNVESHAESLIRQHGVQVRMHDIIYHAIDDVKGLLVGLLDKISIETDKGKAEVKATFKSSHYGIIAGCQVIDGTIHRNNHMRVVRNKEVLWRGSISSLKRVKDDVREVSKGLECGIVLNGFSAFQQGDILEAYEVTYITQEL; this is encoded by the coding sequence TTGGCCAAAAATCTTAAATTAAACATTAAAAACGCACAAATTGCTAAAGCAGTTGATCTTGAAGGGATAAAAAATAAATTAGCAAAGAAAAAAGAAGATCCAGCTTCAGCGTCTAAAAATGTGGAAAAAAGCAAACAAAAAGAAGCAGAAGACGAGCAATCGAAGGCGGTAGCTCCAGTAAAAGAAGAAGCCCCTCGCATTAAAGCACGTTCTCGATCTGCTTTTGCTGAAAGTTCTGTAGATAAAAATAAATCTAATGAAGCGCAAGAAGAGGTTGTACAACAATCTGAAACAGAAGAAACGGCTATACCATCTATTCTTGCAAACTTAGAGATAGAAAAGCCTGTAAGGCAAAAAACGGCAGAAGAATTAAGAAAAGAGCTTTTCGCAGAACAAAAAGAAGAGCCTCAAGAAGAAGTAAAAGAAGAAAAACCTGTAGAAGTGCAAGAATCAGCTCAATCTACTATCCAAGAAATTCCTGTTGAGGAACCAAAGAAAAAAATGGAAGATGTGCCCCGCAAAGAAAGAGCTCCTATACGACCTGAAAATAGTAGACCCTTTTCTCAACAACGTTTAGGACCAACTGGTAAACATATTAAAGATCTATTACCACCAAAGCCAGCTCCAAGAAGAGAAAATGTTAGAAGTGATGCTCCTCAACAAAGACCCCCATACGGTCAAGGACATCCTCAAGGACAAAGGCCTTCTCACGGTCAGCAACAATCTTCTTTTAAACCTTCTGAATCTGATAGAAATAAAGAAAAAATTAAAAGTAAGCCAGAGGAAGCTAAAACACCTGCTACGACTGAAGAAGATAACAAAAAAAGTAAATTTTCTAAGGTAAAGGAATTTAGGGATGTAAAGCCTGCCAAAAAACCTGAACCCTCAAGGCAATTCGACGGACGAGATCGTCATGGTTTAAGAGCAGATAATGAAGATGAAACGCGGTGGAGAAAAAGACGGAACAAACAAGCTAAAGTTGTTCAAGAAGACACCACAATAAGGCCTACGACTCTGAGTGTAAGAACTCCTATTACTATTAAAGATTTAGCCTCTGAAATGAAGTTAAAAGCTTCTCAATTAGTGGCAAAATTATTTATGCAAGGAATTGTTGTAACCTTAAATGATATTTTAGAAGATGAAACAACAATCCAATTGCTAGGACACGAGTTTGGTTGTGAAATTACAATTGATACAACAGAAGAGAAAAGAATTAGAATTACGGATGAAACCGTTAAAGAAGAAATTAGTAAATCAGATCCAGCGCAATTGACAATACGACCTCCTGTTGTCGCTTTCATGGGTCACGTAGACCATGGAAAAACAAGTTTAATTGACGCTATTAGAAAAAGCAATCGCGCAGCTGGGGAAGCTGGTGCTATTACTCAACACATCGGCGCTTTTCGCTGTCACACAGCAGTAGGCGATATTGCTATTTTAGACACACCAGGCCACGAAGCTTTTTCAGCAATGAGAGCAAGAGGAGCCGACGTTACAGATATCGTTGTGTTAGTAGTTGCAGGTGATGAAGGGATTAGACAACAAACCGTTGAAGCGATCCAACACGCAAAAGCTGCTAATGTATCTATCGTTGTAGCAATTAACAAATCTGATAAACCAAACTTTAATCCAGAAACTGTCTATAGACAACTATCTGAACAAGAATTATTACCTGAGGCATGGGGTGGGCAAACAATTACAGTTAATTGCTCAGCACATACAGGAGAAGGGATAAAAGAATTGCTCGAAATGCTAGCTTTACAAGCTGAAGTTTTAGAATTAAGAGCTAACCCCGATAGTCGCGCAAGAGGTCGTGTTTTAGAATCTGAGATGCATAAAGGGATGGGAGCTGTAGCTACTGTATTAGTTCAAAATGGAACGTTAGCGATCGGTGATGCTTTAGTCTTTGGACATCTTTGGGGTCGTGTTAAGACTATGCAAGACGAATTTGGCAAACTCTTACAAAAGGCTCTCCCTTCAACTCCAGTAGAAATTACAGGTCTTTCAGGATTGCCAGAAGCTGGTGAAGAGTTCATAGTCGTTAAAAATGAAAAAGAAGCGAGAGAAATTGCGGAAGCTAGACGTGAAGGCATAAAAGAGAGTAACTTAGCTTTGAAAAAGAAAGTCTCTATTGAAAACTTGCTACAACAAAATGTTGATAATGCTTCTAAGAAAATATTAAATGTTATCCTTAGAGCAGACGTACAAGGTTCTTTAGAAGCCTTAAAAGTAGCTCTTCAAAAAGTGGAATCTCAAAAAGCTGAAATTAACATTATTTTTACAGGTGTTGGAGAAGTTTCAGAGTCTGATGTCCAATTAGCTGCAGCTTCAAAAGCTGTGATAATTGGTTTCCATACAAACGTTGAAAGTCACGCAGAATCCTTAATACGTCAACATGGCGTTCAGGTAAGAATGCATGATATCATTTATCATGCTATAGACGATGTAAAAGGATTACTCGTTGGATTATTAGATAAAATATCTATTGAGACTGATAAAGGAAAAGCAGAAGTCAAAGCAACTTTCAAATCATCTCATTATGGAATTATTGCAGGTTGTCAAGTTATTGATGGAACAATTCATCGTAACAATCATATGCGTGTGGTTCGAAATAAAGAAGTGCTCTGGCGTGGTAGCATCTCCTCTTTAAAAAGAGTTAAAGATGACGTAAGAGAAGTTTCAAAAGGACTAGAATGTGGTATCGTGTTAAATGGCTTTTCAGCTTTTCAACAAGGTGACATATTAGAAGCGTATGAAGTAACCTATATTACTCAAGAATTATAG
- the accB gene encoding Biotin carboxyl carrier protein of acetyl-CoA carboxylase has protein sequence MELKHIKELMAAMSRTGTKKLSLKREGFELELERDDSQGGKFHPSMMEYFDENSIREEAAFKKNIQLAKGGDIPTSLAAPQGVSSTEDTGIYITSPMVGTFYATPSPDDPSFVKIGDKIEKNTLVCIVEAMKVMNEVKAGVSGTIVEILVESGHPVEFGTKLFRVTQDK, from the coding sequence ATGGAATTAAAGCATATAAAAGAATTAATGGCGGCCATGAGTCGCACAGGGACAAAAAAATTATCCCTAAAACGAGAAGGTTTCGAATTAGAACTTGAAAGAGATGATTCCCAAGGTGGCAAATTTCACCCTTCTATGATGGAGTATTTTGATGAAAATTCGATCCGAGAAGAGGCAGCCTTTAAGAAAAACATTCAACTTGCGAAAGGGGGAGATATTCCAACATCGCTTGCAGCTCCTCAAGGAGTCAGTTCTACTGAAGATACAGGGATTTATATTACTTCTCCAATGGTTGGAACTTTTTATGCCACACCATCACCAGATGACCCATCTTTTGTAAAAATAGGTGATAAAATAGAAAAAAATACTTTAGTTTGTATTGTAGAAGCTATGAAAGTGATGAATGAAGTTAAGGCTGGAGTTTCCGGGACTATTGTTGAAATACTTGTTGAAAGCGGTCATCCGGTCGAATTTGGTACTAAATTATTTAGGGTAACACAGGATAAGTAA
- the queG gene encoding Epoxyqueuosine reductase encodes MKLTFEDIKKKSLELGFDDVGITDAEISEDDINSYNEWIQNKYQGSLKYMENNLRCFPKDLFPGAKTVLIFITFYKQPPVEKKEYLIASYARGKDYHHLHRKRLKRFIHWLESITQQKNIAKGFSDSTPILEKALAVKAGLGWFGKNTLLIHRRFGTYTLLSGIVTSLDIPFEKTPNLRLPKCGVCQKCLDACPTKAFISPYLLDATKCLSYHTIESKEEIPDFVKQANPGYIFGCDICQEVCPHNVRPPLSLQEHFKEENGVGKTITLEKLIELEANPTKLFGTPLQRRGVTGLRKTYQSLKSEKSFSNSP; translated from the coding sequence ATGAAGTTGACGTTCGAGGATATAAAAAAAAAATCACTAGAACTTGGCTTTGACGATGTGGGGATAACGGATGCAGAGATTTCTGAAGATGATATTAATTCTTACAATGAGTGGATTCAAAACAAGTATCAAGGCTCTTTAAAATATATGGAAAACAACCTACGTTGTTTTCCAAAAGATCTATTTCCGGGAGCTAAAACTGTTCTTATTTTTATTACCTTTTACAAACAACCCCCTGTCGAAAAGAAGGAGTATTTAATTGCTTCTTATGCCAGAGGAAAAGATTATCATCATTTACATCGTAAACGATTAAAAAGGTTTATTCATTGGTTAGAATCGATTACCCAACAAAAAAACATTGCTAAAGGTTTTAGTGATTCAACCCCCATCTTAGAAAAAGCTCTAGCTGTGAAAGCCGGCCTTGGATGGTTTGGCAAAAATACATTACTGATTCATCGTCGATTCGGGACATATACCTTGCTCTCAGGAATAGTAACAAGTTTAGACATTCCCTTTGAAAAGACCCCAAATTTAAGATTGCCAAAATGTGGAGTTTGTCAAAAATGCCTAGATGCTTGTCCTACAAAAGCTTTTATAAGCCCCTATCTTTTGGATGCAACTAAGTGTCTATCTTATCATACCATAGAATCTAAGGAAGAGATTCCAGATTTTGTAAAACAGGCTAATCCAGGATACATATTTGGTTGTGATATTTGTCAAGAAGTCTGCCCTCACAATGTGCGTCCACCGCTTTCTTTACAAGAGCACTTCAAAGAAGAAAATGGTGTTGGTAAAACCATTACTTTAGAAAAGCTTATTGAATTAGAAGCAAATCCAACTAAACTTTTTGGAACCCCTTTGCAAAGAAGAGGAGTAACTGGTCTTCGGAAAACGTATCAATCATTGAAATCTGAAAAATCTTTTAGTAACTCACCTTAA
- the efp_2 gene encoding Elongation factor P: MVISNQIVPGMTLSVNGKLYRVDSSMKVNVAKGTPFIKTTLRDLATNELIEKSFKLNQTLKDVSLIERQLEFLYPEGNDYLFLDIGNLEQVLIPSSIIGTHVNYLKEGVDVKASFYGDTVFSVELPQFLELMVAKADHVETNLSNTSSTKVAILETGAKIEVPPFIEVGDIIKVHPSTNEFIQRV; encoded by the coding sequence ATGGTAATAAGTAATCAAATTGTTCCTGGAATGACTCTTTCTGTAAATGGCAAATTGTATAGAGTTGATTCTAGCATGAAAGTTAATGTTGCTAAAGGCACTCCTTTCATCAAGACAACTTTGCGCGATTTAGCAACGAATGAATTAATCGAAAAAAGTTTTAAGTTAAATCAAACGTTAAAAGATGTCTCTTTAATAGAAAGACAATTAGAATTTTTATATCCAGAAGGAAATGATTATCTATTTTTAGATATAGGAAATCTAGAGCAAGTTTTAATTCCTTCGTCGATCATTGGTACGCATGTTAATTATTTGAAAGAAGGGGTTGATGTAAAAGCATCTTTTTATGGCGATACTGTTTTTTCGGTTGAGCTCCCTCAGTTTTTAGAGTTGATGGTGGCAAAAGCCGATCACGTGGAAACAAATCTTTCTAATACCTCTTCAACGAAAGTTGCTATTTTAGAGACTGGCGCTAAAATCGAAGTGCCTCCATTTATTGAAGTTGGTGATATTATAAAGGTTCATCCTTCGACAAACGAATTTATTCAACGGGTTTAA
- the nusA gene encoding hypothetical protein (Transcription termination/antitermination protein NusA), translated as MNKDLVAIFEYLEREKGIKRDVVINAIEESLRAAARKSISGASNVTVKIHPKTGNIEVYCEKEIVDEVEVPAQEISLEEAREIDPDCEIGQFIDIEATPRDFGRIAAQKARQIITQKLRSAERDVIYEEYRHRVDELISGTVKRFVRGSNVIVDLGKVEAIMPTKYYPKTEKLNIGDKVLALLFAVNDTENGGAEVVLSRSHPEFVKQLLIQEVPEIKDGIVIIDKIVREAGYRTKLTVRSVDSKVDPVGACVGMRGNRVKNVVRELHNEKIDIIPFSNDSLELLQNALNPIEIRKFNVNEDEKMISIVVEDDDFPTVIGKKGLNAKLNGQLIGYSLEVQKMTDYQKTISLQRAELAESEDPSLDEPLKQVKGLNSFFYDHLLDLLTNAGYDTPRKLLVATQDKLAAIPGISLEMTDKIIEQISKQRM; from the coding sequence ATGAATAAAGACCTCGTAGCAATTTTTGAATACTTAGAGCGTGAAAAAGGAATAAAAAGAGATGTTGTCATAAACGCTATTGAAGAATCTCTCCGAGCTGCTGCACGAAAAAGCATAAGTGGTGCCTCGAATGTAACAGTTAAAATTCACCCTAAAACCGGAAATATCGAAGTTTATTGTGAAAAAGAAATTGTAGACGAAGTAGAAGTACCCGCACAAGAAATTTCCTTAGAAGAAGCAAGAGAAATTGACCCAGATTGTGAAATCGGCCAATTTATTGATATCGAAGCCACTCCTAGAGATTTTGGAAGAATAGCAGCTCAAAAAGCAAGGCAAATCATAACTCAAAAATTGAGAAGTGCAGAAAGAGATGTTATTTACGAAGAATATCGTCATCGTGTAGATGAATTAATTTCAGGAACAGTTAAGCGCTTTGTAAGAGGCTCGAACGTAATTGTCGATTTAGGGAAAGTGGAAGCCATAATGCCAACCAAATACTACCCTAAAACTGAAAAATTAAATATTGGAGATAAGGTTTTAGCCTTGTTGTTTGCCGTAAACGATACAGAAAATGGTGGAGCTGAAGTAGTTTTATCAAGGAGTCATCCAGAATTTGTAAAACAATTGCTCATTCAGGAAGTTCCAGAAATTAAAGATGGAATAGTTATTATTGATAAAATAGTTCGCGAAGCGGGATATAGAACTAAACTTACAGTACGCTCTGTTGATTCAAAAGTTGATCCAGTGGGTGCTTGTGTTGGAATGCGCGGAAATAGAGTAAAAAATGTAGTCCGAGAACTTCATAATGAAAAAATAGATATCATTCCTTTTTCAAATGATTCACTAGAATTATTGCAAAACGCATTAAATCCTATTGAAATTCGCAAATTCAATGTTAATGAAGATGAAAAAATGATTTCTATAGTGGTAGAAGATGATGATTTTCCAACTGTAATCGGGAAAAAAGGATTGAATGCCAAGTTGAATGGACAATTAATTGGCTATTCTTTAGAAGTGCAAAAAATGACAGATTATCAAAAAACCATAAGTCTTCAAAGAGCGGAACTTGCAGAATCTGAAGACCCAAGTTTAGATGAACCATTAAAGCAAGTGAAAGGCTTAAATAGCTTTTTTTATGATCACTTGTTAGATCTATTAACTAACGCTGGTTATGATACACCAAGAAAACTACTCGTGGCAACTCAAGACAAACTTGCTGCAATTCCAGGCATAAGTCTTGAAATGACAGATAAAATTATTGAACAAATAAGTAAGCAAAGGATGTAA